The Salvia miltiorrhiza cultivar Shanhuang (shh) chromosome 1, IMPLAD_Smil_shh, whole genome shotgun sequence genome has a window encoding:
- the LOC131005156 gene encoding cineole synthase 1, chloroplastic-like gives MSISILQMAIPYNHLHKLHSSKSSKLSSSCLRLRCSSQLNADQLPIPRRSGNYSPSRWDVDYIQSLQSDYKEDRHVRRASELIMQVKKMLEKETDPTRQLELIDELQRLGLSEHFHNEFKEILNSGYLENKYYKNGEIITQEAGKKNLYSTALAFRLLRQHGFQVAQEVFECFKNEEGEFKASLRDDTRGLLQLYEASFLSTEGENTLDIAREFATKILQEKLVNDEIDDNNLLIWIRHSLEIPIHWSIERVNTSVWIDAYKGRADMNPIVLELAILDSNIAQALYQEELKQDLQWWRNTSLAEKLPFVRNRLVESYFWGVGVVQHRQHGTARMAVDRSIALITVIDDVYDVYGTLEELEQFTDVIRRWDMSSMEQLPSYMQLCFLALNNFINDTAYDVLKEQGINIIPYLRKSWTDMAEGFMVEAEWYHRGYKPSLEEYVENGWRSIGSTVVLTHAFFGGTTCLTNETIHSFYGYHEIVRLSSMLLRLADDLGTSADEVSRGDVPKSIQCYMNDNKNASEAEAREHVKWLIGETWKKMNKERVARDSPFSQNFIGCAVDMGRMAQYMYHYGDGHGMQHSIVHQQMAACLFHPSV, from the exons ATGTCTATCTCTATATTGCAAATGGCGATTCCTTATAATCATCTCCATAAATTACACAGCAGCAAGTCTTCAAAACTTTCTAGTAGCTGCCTCCGCCTGCGTTGCTCCTCCCAACTAAATGCTGATCAACTCCCAATCCCACGACGATCTGGAAACTACAGTCCTTCCCGTTGGGATGTCGACTATATTCAATCACTCCAAAGTGATTATAAG GAAGACAGGCATGTGAGAAGGGCTAGTGAGCTAATTATGCAAGTGAAGAAGATGCTGGAGAAAGAAACGGATCCCACTCGACAGCTTGAGTTGATTGATGAGTTGCAGAGGTTGGGTCTGTCTGAACATTTCCACAATGAATTCAAAGAAATCTTAAACTCTggatatttagaaaataaatattacaaGAATGGTGAGATCATCACGCAAGAGGCTGGCAAAAAGAATTTGTACTCCACAGCTCTTGCATTCAGACTCCTTAGACAACATGGCTTTCAAGTTGCTCAAG AAGTGTTTGAATGTTTCAAGAACGAGGAGGGGGAGTTCAAAGCAAGCCTCAGGGACGACACCAGAGGATTGTTGCAACTCTATGAAGCTTCTTTCTTGTCGACGGAAGGTGAAAACACACTCGACATAGCGAGAGAATTCGCCACCAAGATTCTGCAGGAAAAACTAGTAAATGATGAAATTGATGACAATAACCTTTTAATATGGATACGCCATTCTTTGGAGATCCCAATTCATTGGAGCATTGAAAGGGTAAATACAAGTGTGTGGATTGATGCATATAAGGGAAGAGCCGACATGAACCCAATAGTATTGGAGCTTGCCATACTGGACTCCAATATCGCCCAAGCACTATATCAAGAAGAACTCAAACAGGACTTACA GTGGTGGAGAAATACGAGCCTTGCAGAGAAACTCCCCTTCGTGAGGAACAGGCTCGTGGAAAGCTACTTCTGGGGTGTTGGGGTGGTGCAGCATCGACAACATGGAACCGCAAGGATGGCTGTGGACAGATCCATCGCTCTTATAACAGTTATAGACGATGTTTATGATGTGTATGGCACCTTAGAAGAACTCGAACAATTCACAGACGTCATTCGAAG ATGGGATATGAGTTCAATGGAACAACTCCCTAGTTACATGCAGCTGTGTTTTCTTGCATTGAACAACTTCATTAACGACACAGCCTATGATGTTCTAAAGGAGCAAGGTATCAACATTATCCCGTATCTGCGAAAATCG TGGACGGATATGGCAGAGGGGTTTATGGTAGAGGCAGAGTGGTACCACAGAGGATACAAACCAAGTCTGGAAGAGTATGTGGAGAACGGATGGAGGTCAATCGGAAGCACTGTTGTACTAACCCATGCTTTTTTCGGAGGAACAACTTGTCTTACAAATGAGACTATCCACAGTTTTTACGGATACCACGAGATAGTTCGTTTGTCATCAATGCTTCTGCGGCTTGCTGATGATTTGGGAACCTCTGCT GATGAGGTGAGCAGAGGCGACGTGCCGAAATCAATCCAGTGCTACATGAATGACAACAAGAATGCATCAGAAGCAGAGGCACGTGAGCACGTGAAATGGTTGATAGGGGAGACGTGGAAGAAGATGAACAAGGAGAGGGTGGCGAGGGACTCTCCATTTTCCCAAAATTTTATAGGATGTGCAGTGGATATGGGAAGAATGGCGCAGTATATGTACCACTATGGAGATGGGCATGGCATGCAACACTCTATCGTACACCAACAGATGGCTGCCTGCTTGTTCCACCCTTCTGTCTAA
- the LOC131005158 gene encoding uncharacterized protein LOC131005158, whose protein sequence is MEAQSSHDPDPPSPAPRVRSRHDPFLITCRFFSVITALAAILCIAVNILSAIQSFKNVSDIFDGIFRCYAVVIAVFVVVAETEWEFIMKFSKVLEYWAGRGMLQIFVAVMTRAYPEYLKDHSELFLLQSIASYLLLACGVVYLISGMFCIGMVKRARQKKELTREQAIKDLEELEQRREELESLLVPGEA, encoded by the exons ATGGAGGCGCAGAGCTCGCACGACCCCGACCCGCCATCCCCCGCCCCCCGGGTCCGTTCGAGGCACGATCCCTTCTTGATAACCTGCCGATTCTTCAGCGTCATCACTGCTCTCGCCGCCATTCTCTGCATCGCTGTCAACATCCTCTCCGCCATCCAATCTTTCAAGAACGTATCTGAT ATATTCGATGGGATATTCCGGTGTTACGCGGTGGTTATTGCCGTGTTTGTGGTGGTCGCCGAGACCGAGTGGGAATTCATCATGAAGTTCTCCAAG GTCTTGGAGTATTGGGCAGGCAGGGGAATGCTGCAGATCTT TGTTGCAGTGATGACCCGAGCTTACCCTGAGTATTTAAAGGATCATTCAGAGCTTTTTCTTCTTCAGAGCATTGCTAGCTACCTACTTCTTGCATGTGGTGTGGTTTACCTTATATCA GGAATGTTCTGCATTGGCATGGTGAAACGCGCTCGCCAGAAAAAAGAACTCACCAGGGAGCAAGCAATAAAGGATCTTGAG GAGCTTGAGCAGCGTCGAGAAGAACTTGAGTCGTTGTTGGTACCCGGTGAAGCTTGA